The following DNA comes from Saccharomyces cerevisiae S288C chromosome XIII, complete sequence.
CATCAAATCCTTCTGACCGATTTTGGATTAGATTCAGTTGAAAGCTTTTCAGCAATTGAACTAATTCCTCCATGATGGCTTGTTTGAGTTTCAGGTTCcttattttattaaaatCGGAAGAGATCATCGAATCTAGATATGGTAGTATTTCAAAGATTAACGATTTTCTATCCGTAAAACTTGCCATTAGTGGGGACTGAACCGAGATATGTCTCATAATCAGACTAACTATATCTGAATTGGCTCGTTTTAATTCACGTTGTTCGTATTCACTATTCTTCATTCTAATATCATCTTTGTTTGCGATATCGCCAAACGTTTGGAAGAAGACTAGGGGCACAAGGGCGGAGTAACGTAACAATTCGCCATTATGCGCATACATTGATTGGTACATTAAATCATGGAAAAATAGCCAATCTGAAATGTTTGCTGGCTTTCTTATACCATTGTCGGAATATTTTACGTAGGGAAATATATTAAAACAGCCTTGCAATATCCTGTCAGAGTTACCATTAAGCTCTACTTGGTTTAGCAATTCATAAAACTGCTCCTTTATATCACGATGTGGATCCTTTCTAAACAATTGGTTCACGATTTTAAACCATGATATGGGGGAGTCCTTGTTGGATGACGCCCACGTATTTTTTGCACAAGCAGGTTTATCTGATGCAGAGGAATCTCTTGAATCAACATTCGAGGCCAAGAATTGTAAATTGTTTATACAATTCCTTACGTCACCTTGAGCCAAATCAATTAAGTCATTGATTGCTTTTATAGGAATATTcatgttttctttatgGCAGATAAGGTTCAATCGCTCTAGTAGGGTAGTATCGGAAGGTCTTTTCACAGCAATAATTTCACAGAATGGTTTCAGCTTTTCCAAAGAAGGAGCATATAGATTATTGCAAATACAAATAATAGGTCGCGTAAGCAATTTAgaccttttctttttgcgCTTTTTGTCCTTTTTATCTGGTTGACCGTATAATAGTTTATTAGTGGCTTTAATATCGCTTTGCATAATGTCAACTAAAATTCTAATAAATCCACTCTCAATACTTCCATCAATCTCATCCGCCACTAAGCACACAGGATTTGTATCGAAAGTATGATTGAATAAAAGattatatattttctcttttaccATAGGTCCAGCCCTTTCATCACTTGCATTGATTTCTGAGACAGAAAACCCTGATTGTTTGGCAATAACGTGAGCTACTGAGGTTTTGCCTATTCCTGGTGGCCCGTGCAGTagtaaaattttctttggtggCCTTTTCAATGGATCGAGTTCCATATCACTGACCTCTTTTTCGGTTGGCAATTTGGGTAATTGCTCTTTAAACACAGCCGGCGTCCATTGTCTCAACCAACCTAACATTCTCCTGTTTGTCTTTTCATTACCAACCAAATctagaaattttttaggACGCCATTTCTCTACCCAGAGTGTGTCGCTACCTATCTTGCCAGTTATAGGTGAAGTCTTTTGTGCGTTAGTGCGGTCATCGCCAGATGCCTCAATTTTGTCTAACAAATAGTTTATATTGATGCCGTACGTGTCGTCTGATCTCCAAACAGTATCTGGGTTAGTGTATAGACTAATATTCCCGGTTGCTAACTTCGCaggcttcttctttaattgAACCGTTTCGCCAGTACTTGATACAAACGCGTGAATATCTTCCTCATTAATACCAATTGCATTATTACCAGGGGCTTGTTCTATATCACCAGTATCAAAAAGGGAACTTCTCCCTAGTGAACCAATGTATGGTGCGGTATCAACCATGATCCCTGACCTTACATCCACCTTTTGGGTCAAATAGTGTACACATTAGgaataaaatatatgaaaTCATGTTTATTTACGTGTTAGATGTTCCGTACAACGCGACTGGCTAGTTCGTTTTTTccacattttttttttcaacgtTGATCAACAATAAAATGGTACATCTTCCTTTGTTTGTGTCTTAAGTGTCCTTTCCTGGTATATCGCTTGACCAGCGCCTGTAGCATCAAACCAAACCTTCATCGCCCTAAAACACAATGGTTACAGTATGTTGTTGcttttatttactttttctttttttgacatTCATTGTGACAATATTCACATTCTTCAGATAGTTCTGTCTATATGAAGCAAAAATGATATATCAATAAGTTTACTAACAAACACAAGTGGTATTACTATGACTTCACTTTAAATAgcaacaagaaaaggaatttttAGAATCCTACCCTCAAAACTGTCCTCCAGATGCCTTGCCTGGTACTCCAGGAAATTTAGACAGCGCTCAAGAGAAGGCATTGGCAGAACTAAGAAAACTTTTGGAAGACGCTGGTTTCATTGAACGTTTAGACGATTCAACTTTACTACGTTTTTTGAGAGCcagaaaatttgatgttCAATTGGCTAAAGAAATGTTTGAAAACTGCGAAAAATGGAGGAAGGATTATGGTACCGACACTATCTTGCAAGATTTTCATTATGATGAAAAACCATTGATTGCCAAATTCTACCCACAATATTATCATAAAACCGATAAAGATGGCCGCCCAgtatattttgaagaattagGTGCTGTTAACTTACATGAAATGAACAAGGTTACCTCTGAAGAGAGGATGTTGAAAAACTTGGTTTGGGAATACGAATCTGTCGTTCAATACAGATTACCTGCCTGTTCAAGAGCTGCTGGTCACCTAGTGGAAACTTCATGTACAATTATGGATTTGAAAGGTATCTCCATATCTAGTGCATACAGTGTTATGTCATATGTTAGGGAAGCCTCCTACATAAGTCAAAACTATTACCCCGAACGTATGGGTAAATTTTACATCATCAACGCGCCATTCGGTTTCTCTACCGCATTTAGGCTATTTAAACCTTTCTTGGATCCAGTCACTgtttcaaagatttttatCTTGGGTTCTTCTTACCAGAAGGAATTATTAAAGCAAATTCCAGCTGAAAACTTACCAGTCAAATTTGGCGGTAAGTCTGAAGTTGATGAATCCAAGGGTGGGTTATACCTATCCGATATCGGTCCATGGAGGGATCCAAAGTATATTGGACCGGAAGGTGAAGCTCCGGAAGCCTTTTCGATGAaatgatattatttttaaagacatttttttttcgagaGAGAAAAGAGGAGTTCTAAGTAACGATATTTTACAACTGAGATAAGTACAAGTATGCTTATTTACTCTATTCTACTTTTTTGAATAGGCATAGTTCACACTTTTATCTCCTTAGTTTGTActactctttttttattttttttttttcttccactCAGCTATTagattatttattattttattatctgtGGTATCATTTTCTACAGCCATACCTTGATTTTAGTTTATTTTGTTGGCAGTTATATACATTTATCTTATAGAATACATATGCACGTAttaaacaataaaaagaacATAAGCAAAAATGAAACCTCGCTACAATAAAACTTTATTACGCATTGCAGTGCGCCGTAAAGAGTATTCATTAGAAGTACAATGGTAGCCCTATTTGGTTGCAACATGTTTTAGCAAAGAGATTAGTAGGCTAGGATATCAAGTCCATGCCCCTTTATCACATACTGTAATGATAGATGCACCTCCggaaaagtaaaaaaagtttttcagGTTACAATTGTGCAAATTGCGAGTCTATCTCGAATAATTTTGCAGCGCTCATTTCACGGTTGAGCCGTTTTGTATCACAAGCCAAGTTtaacattttattttaacaGGGTTCACCGAATTATATTCCCAAATTGCTGAAGTCTTTTGACAATTCATGCTTTTGTTCTTCTCTCTGTAACTCTCTCGCGAAGTTAGAGTTCAAATGAGAAGCCTCCTCCTGGTACAAATTTCTATCGTCAATTTCATTGCGATTTtgcttttgagaaaaagcACTTTTAaaattctcaaaattcCAATATTCATTATTGATGTAAGAAGAAAGTTCTGTGTTGTCAACAAATGCATTACCAAAGTCCCCAATTTGACCACTGAATGACACCATACTCTGTGCATCAAAATCCTGGAACTTCGGAAAGTCACCCATTTCAGATTCTACGTTAAATTGAGCGTTCATTGGCCGTTCAGTCTTTCTTGGCTGAGGACGAACTAATTGAACAGTGCATAACTGTAAGTTATCCAACGTACCTTCGACTAAACAACCCTTCTCTCTGAAGTGGATTAACAGATGGTTCCATAATGTGTTTCTTGCCAAAGATCTAGGATTACCAAGAATAACTAGACCATATTTGGCACGGGTTAGACCCACGTTTAGACGACGAGGATCACGTAAGAAACCAATGGCCTGTTGTTCATTGGCACGAACACACGATAAGATTATGTAATCCTTTTCACGACCTTGGAATGCATCAACTGAGGCAACTTCCACTTTGATATACAAATCCTTATCCAATGAACCATTCATTTGCATATATTGTAAAATATAAGCTCTTTGTCCCTCATATGGTGTGATAACACCAATTTGCTCGGGCTTGACACCGTCTCTGAAAAGTTTAGTGATGATTCGTTCACAATTCATGGCTTCAATTCTGTTTAAGAAGGAAGTACCGTTAGCAGAAATCTCCTCTCTACCGTAATTGGCCCAAAACATCATTGGTATACCGCGAATTGGCCATGGGAATTTGCTGTTGGGAACGGTACGCTGTTCAATCGTTACACCATTTTGTAGGCTGCCTTCATAAAACATGTTACTTGGAAACTCACTCAAATAAGGATTCATACGGTATTGAACTTCCAAACGAATCGGTACGTGGCCTAGAGAGATTAATCTTTCAAAGAGAGATTGTTTCAAACCAGCGTCTGCCGCCTTTCGTTCCAATATGACTGGGCCCAGTTGCTGGTGATCACCAACAAGTATAACTTGTTTCGCACCTTTAACGATTGGGATTAAACATTCCGGCTCAGAAGCTTGAGTACTTTCATCAATTAACACAGTCCTAAATTTAGTGTCTAAGCGCTTATCACCAGCACCAACACATGTGCAACATACGACATCTGCCTTATTGAGAATTTCTGCTTCTGTTTTCCTTACTAATTTAACAAACCGTTTTGTATCAGAAGCAGATAATTCGCCAACTTCATCCTTTAACTTTAATAGGTTTTTTAATTCCCCTTTAGCACCACGGCCAACCAAATTATGCAATGCTAAGTTGGAGACGGAACTCTCCACATCTTCTCTACTTTTCGCGGTAAGTCTAACAACTTTTAAACCCAAGTCACGTAATTTGGCAGCCAAATGATCTACAGCAACGTTTGATGGGGCACACACCAATATTCTATCCTTGTGTATTTTGGAAAGGTGATACACAATCGTTGCTGAAGTAACTGTTTTACCAGTGCCTGGTGGGCCTTGAATTAAAGATAACGGACGTTGTAATACATGACTAACAGCGTTCGACTGGGATGAGTTTAATTGTGCAAAATTCGGAATTGAAAACTCCTTAGGTAATGGGACATCAAATGAAATGTCAACCACTTGATGGCCTAAAATTTTATAGTACAAATAACCTGAAAtagattttttatcaatggcaaattttttcaatgcgTCTTGCATCCTGTCATAAGAGGTACCTTTCCAGATGAACTCAGCAGTAAAACCAGTGGTCAAATGTGTTGGAGGTGGCGTTTTACTTGGTTTTAACTCTAATGTGAATGTGTCCTGGAAGCTATTTGGTAACCGAACAATGTAACCACGACCTTCCCAATCAGGATGTTGCATGCCAGAGTACCATAGTATCATTTCATCACCGATGGCAACTTTCAACTCGTTAGATTCGAAAGTAGATAAAGTGAAAGATGCTAAATGCCTATTATTTAAAGCTAAGGACCATGAAACAGAAATATGTTCTAAAGCTTGAGATTCCTTGAGTTGTTTATCATAGTCGGCCTCCAATTTGATTAAAGGCCCGTAAGATCTTTGGTATTCGTAGGCGTCTTGATATCTCAATAGTAAAGGTGGGATTGCTTCCTGTTCCTCTGGGGCGTCAATATCATTAATTGTAGCGTCTTTATTGGATCTCCATTTTGCCTCCAACTTGGAAATTTGGCTAGGAGTGATTAAACGAgctttcaatttttcttcttcagttGGTTGCTCTGCGACCCATGATAAAAGTTGTCTGTCTTCAATTAATGGTTGCCATTGATCAGTATCCCAGTTCGCATTTTTCGTCTGGGCACAAGGTATTCTACAAAGTAAAACAACCACGGCCTCACTTTTAGCGGAAACAAATCCCAATAAAAACACGTTCTTACGTCCACAGTTATAACATTCCAAAACGGTATCCCCTAAGTCAGAATCTGGATGTAAAGAAACTACGTTATGGTGGGATAAAACTAAGTGATTAACAATGTGGGAGCTGCTTGTACCGTTTTTAGTGTTACAAAACCATTTCTTACATGAATTACATTTGATGACACACTTTGCAGAATCTATACCACAATACGCACATGAATTGTCTGAAGCTGAAGGCGAACGGAATCCAGTCTCAGTGACTTGAGCCTCTTCAAATAGCTGATTATCTACATCGTCATCCTCCACCAAGGTGGAATTTAGTTGTGTTGCGGGTTGGACATTTACATCAGATGGAGAGTTTGATATATCATAAGGAGTGTGAGAACCGGAACCGACCATTTGATAATGACAATGATTGATgtaatataaaaagtatATTCGGTCTTGCTGCCCTTCCTTCTTTCCTGATGAAATCTTCAACGTTTGTTGGCTGACAAGAGAAATAGAGTCTTCTGTTAGTGTGCGTTAAAACGATGCCTCTTttcgctttttttttctccttcaCAATAGCATCGTAAGTTTCTGGTAAGCTTTTCATTTGATCAGTTAGTACGAAAGCGTATAAAGGTGTCCCTCCCAAATCAAGTAAGCAAAGGGAAACTGATGATACTAAAATAATGTAAATTAAGATTAAACTAAAGTTAAAAGTAAAAGCATTCACTCgtttaatattattgagtGGATAGTAACTAACtatgtatattttctttttgtttttcttatttcCCGTTCATGAATTCATTAAAAGTTAGGCGAATTACGGAGTTCGCCAGATGCATATgtttcgttttcaattgGAGAATGAACTCGCTAGTGACAATTTTATGAATGATTTTCTCCTGGGATTCCTTTCCTCCAGGCAATTAGAAGTGTGAGGACTAGATTCTTCGTTAGAAGAAGCCACACTAGTATTCAATGAACTATTGGAAGGAGATTTCACCAAAGAGTTGGAATACGAGTTGTTTCTAGTCTGCAAGGGAGAGGAAGAGGAACCATTGGAAAGAAGCGAAAAGGATTCTCTTCTTAGATTTGATGGCGTTCGTTCTCTGTGATAGTGGTTAAGGTTTCCACTGTGACCTGGGACGTTatttgatgatattttccCATGGGAAATCAATTTTAGTCGattattcttttcgttGGAGAGATAAGACGACGGATATGCAGCCGAACTTGAATTCAGATTCAAATACGAGTTGGAATTCGAGGCGGGTGTTGAAACAGATGTTAATGGGGAAGTGAGATCATTTGACTGGTCGTTAGCTACTGCTAGAGAGTCTAGCTCGGATGAAACGTATTTTTCAAGGCCGTATAGATGTGTTGGTATACCGTAACAGGAAGAATGCCTGGATCTTGGCTTTATGCATTTGTGGTCAAAACAGG
Coding sequences within:
- the NAM7 gene encoding ATP-dependent RNA helicase NAM7 (ATP-dependent RNA helicase of the SFI superfamily; involved in nonsense mediated mRNA decay; required for efficient translation termination at nonsense codons and targeting of NMD substrates to P-bodies; binds to the small ribosomal subunit via an interaction with Rps26; forms cytoplasmic foci upon DNA replication stress) encodes the protein MVGSGSHTPYDISNSPSDVNVQPATQLNSTLVEDDDVDNQLFEEAQVTETGFRSPSASDNSCAYCGIDSAKCVIKCNSCKKWFCNTKNGTSSSHIVNHLVLSHHNVVSLHPDSDLGDTVLECYNCGRKNVFLLGFVSAKSEAVVVLLCRIPCAQTKNANWDTDQWQPLIEDRQLLSWVAEQPTEEEKLKARLITPSQISKLEAKWRSNKDATINDIDAPEEQEAIPPLLLRYQDAYEYQRSYGPLIKLEADYDKQLKESQALEHISVSWSLALNNRHLASFTLSTFESNELKVAIGDEMILWYSGMQHPDWEGRGYIVRLPNSFQDTFTLELKPSKTPPPTHLTTGFTAEFIWKGTSYDRMQDALKKFAIDKKSISGYLYYKILGHQVVDISFDVPLPKEFSIPNFAQLNSSQSNAVSHVLQRPLSLIQGPPGTGKTVTSATIVYHLSKIHKDRILVCAPSNVAVDHLAAKLRDLGLKVVRLTAKSREDVESSVSNLALHNLVGRGAKGELKNLLKLKDEVGELSASDTKRFVKLVRKTEAEILNKADVVCCTCVGAGDKRLDTKFRTVLIDESTQASEPECLIPIVKGAKQVILVGDHQQLGPVILERKAADAGLKQSLFERLISLGHVPIRLEVQYRMNPYLSEFPSNMFYEGSLQNGVTIEQRTVPNSKFPWPIRGIPMMFWANYGREEISANGTSFLNRIEAMNCERIITKLFRDGVKPEQIGVITPYEGQRAYILQYMQMNGSLDKDLYIKVEVASVDAFQGREKDYIILSCVRANEQQAIGFLRDPRRLNVGLTRAKYGLVILGNPRSLARNTLWNHLLIHFREKGCLVEGTLDNLQLCTVQLVRPQPRKTERPMNAQFNVESEMGDFPKFQDFDAQSMVSFSGQIGDFGNAFVDNTELSSYINNEYWNFENFKSAFSQKQNRNEIDDRNLYQEEASHLNSNFARELQREEQKHELSKDFSNLGI
- the ISF1 gene encoding Isf1p (Serine-rich, hydrophilic protein; overexpression suppresses growth defects of hap2, hap3, and hap4 mutants; expression is under glucose control; cotranscribed with NAM7 in a cyp1 mutant; ISF1 has a paralog, MBR1, that arose from the whole genome duplication) is translated as MIASEIFERGVQDPFCQDCDYEDETDVQSFLGSNDLNDFVNSKLASFSFQNSSKSNNSHHSSSTNAGNTSRHIGNHTIGHHLRKIKTAPHHLYGFVPANSTNNSNEPIRPSPRRIRANSSTLIHQLSRQSTRQSSLGDAADSCFDHKCIKPRSRHSSCYGIPTHLYGLEKYVSSELDSLAVANDQSNDLTSPLTSVSTPASNSNSYLNLNSSSAAYPSSYLSNEKNNRLKLISHGKISSNNVPGHSGNLNHYHRERTPSNLRRESFSLLSNGSSSSPLQTRNNSYSNSLVKSPSNSSLNTSVASSNEESSPHTSNCLEERNPRRKSFIKLSLASSFSN
- the CTF18 gene encoding Ctf18p (Subunit of a complex with Ctf8p; shares some subunits with Replication Factor C and is required for sister chromatid cohesion; may have overlapping functions with Rad24p in the DNA damage replication checkpoint), with product MVDTAPYIGSLGRSSLFDTGDIEQAPGNNAIGINEEDIHAFVSSTGETVQLKKKPAKLATGNISLYTNPDTVWRSDDTYGININYLLDKIEASGDDRTNAQKTSPITGKIGSDTLWVEKWRPKKFLDLVGNEKTNRRMLGWLRQWTPAVFKEQLPKLPTEKEVSDMELDPLKRPPKKILLLHGPPGIGKTSVAHVIAKQSGFSVSEINASDERAGPMVKEKIYNLLFNHTFDTNPVCLVADEIDGSIESGFIRILVDIMQSDIKATNKLLYGQPDKKDKKRKKKRSKLLTRPIICICNNLYAPSLEKLKPFCEIIAVKRPSDTTLLERLNLICHKENMNIPIKAINDLIDLAQGDVRNCINNLQFLASNVDSRDSSASDKPACAKNTWASSNKDSPISWFKIVNQLFRKDPHRDIKEQFYELLNQVELNGNSDRILQGCFNIFPYVKYSDNGIRKPANISDWLFFHDLMYQSMYAHNGELLRYSALVPLVFFQTFGDIANKDDIRMKNSEYEQRELKRANSDIVSLIMRHISVQSPLMASFTDRKSLIFEILPYLDSMISSDFNKIRNLKLKQAIMEELVQLLKSFQLNLIQNRSEGFDVRGGLTIDPPIDEVVLLNPKHINEVQHKRANNLSSLLAKIEENRAKKRHIDQVTEDRLQSQEMHSKKVKTGLNSSSSTIDFFKNQYGLLKQTQELEETQKTIGSDETNQADDCNQTVKIWVKYNEGFSNAVRKNVTWNNLWE
- the SEC14 gene encoding phosphatidylinositol/phosphatidylcholine transfer protein SEC14 (Phosphatidylinositol/phosphatidylcholine transfer protein; involved in regulating PtdIns, PtdCho, and ceramide metabolism, products of which regulate intracellular transport and UPR; has a role in localization of lipid raft proteins; functionally homologous to mammalian PITPs; SEC14 has a paralog, YKL091C, that arose from the whole genome duplication), with translation MVTQQEKEFLESYPQNCPPDALPGTPGNLDSAQEKALAELRKLLEDAGFIERLDDSTLLRFLRARKFDVQLAKEMFENCEKWRKDYGTDTILQDFHYDEKPLIAKFYPQYYHKTDKDGRPVYFEELGAVNLHEMNKVTSEERMLKNLVWEYESVVQYRLPACSRAAGHLVETSCTIMDLKGISISSAYSVMSYVREASYISQNYYPERMGKFYIINAPFGFSTAFRLFKPFLDPVTVSKIFILGSSYQKELLKQIPAENLPVKFGGKSEVDESKGGLYLSDIGPWRDPKYIGPEGEAPEAFSMK